The genome window GCGGCTATCGCATCGAGCTGCCGGAGGTGGAGGCGGCGGTGGCGAAGCTGCCGGGCGTGAAGGACGTCGCGGTCATCGCGCGGGAGGACGCGGCGCGGGGCAAGCACCTGGTGGCCTACGTGGTGACGCAGCCCGGAGCGGACGTGGACGCGGGCGGGCTCAAGGCGGTGCTCCGCGACCGGCTGCCGGAGTACATGGTGCCCGCGGCCTTCGTGTTGCTGGACGCGTTCCCCCTCACTCCCAGCGGCAAGCTGGACCGGCGCGCCCTGCCCGCGCCGGACGACGACGCGGACTCGGCCCAGGCCTTCGTGGCCCCGCGCACGCCACTGGAGACGGAGGTCGCGGGAGTCTTCGCCGCGCTCCTGCGCCTGCCGCGCGTGGGCGCGCACGACCACTTCTTCGAACGGGGCGGCCACTCTCTCCTGGCGACCCAGGTCACCGCGCGGCTGCGCGACCGGCTCCAGGTGGATCTGCCGGTGCGGATCCTGTTCGAAAACCCCACCGTGGAAGAGCTGGCCGCCCACCTGGCCTCGCTGAGGCCGACGGAGGACGTTGAAGCGCCGCCGCTCGTGCCGAGCCCGCGCGACGAGGTCCCGCCGCTGTCCTCGGCCCAGGCGCGCCTGTGGTTCCTCACCCGGATGGATCCGGACGGCTTCTCGTACAACCTGCCCTGGTTCACGCGCTGGAGCGGGCCGCTGGATGACGGCGCGCTGGAGCAGTGCCTCCAGGCGCTCGTGCGGCGTCACGAGGCGCTGCGCACCACCTTCGTGGAGCACCAGGGCCAGCCGGTGCAGCGCATCGCCCCGGCGCTGCACGTGCCGCTGCGGCGCGAGCGCGTGTCCTCGGAGGCGGAGCTGGCGCGGCGCGCGGAGGCGGAGGTGCGCCTTCCCTTCGACCTGTCCCAGGGGCCGCTCGTGCGCGCGACGCTGGTGCACGTGCGGGACGGGGAGCACGCCCTGCTCGTCACCTTCCACCACATCATCTGCGACGGCTGGTCGCTGGGCGTGTTGGAGCGCGAGCTGACGGCGCTCTACCGCGAGGCCACCGGCGGCGGCGCGGCGGAGCTTCCGCCCCTGTCCCTCCAGCCCGCGGACTTCGCGCGCTGGCAGCGGCGGACGTGGGCGAGCGCGGGGGTGGAGGCGCGGCTCGGGTGGTGGAAGGCCCGGCTCCAGGACGCACCGGCCTTCCTCGACCTGCCCACGGACCGGCCGCGCCCGGCGGTGCAGACCTTCGAGGGCGCGCACCTGTCCCGGAAGGCGTCGCCCGCGCTGTCGCGAGCCCTGGAAGCGCTGGCGCAGCAGGAGGGCGCCACCCCCTTCATGCTGCTGCTGGCGGGCTTCCACGCCCTGCTCGCCCGCTACAGCGGCCAGCATGACGTCGTCATTGGCGCACCTCTCGCAGGCCGCGAGCGCCAGGAGTTGGAGGGGCTGGTCGGCTTCTTCATCAACACGGTGCCGCTGCGCATCACCGCGTCTCCGGACGCGAGCTTCCGCGACCTCGTGGGCCGAGTCCGCGACCTCACGCTGGAGGCCTTCGCCCACCAGGACATTCCCTTCGAGCAGCTGGTGCGCTCGCTCCAGTCCGAACGCGACCCCAGCCGCGCGCCGCTGTTCCAGGTGATGTTCGTGCTCCAGAACGCCGGAGGCCCCGCCGCGCGCGCCCTGCCGGATGTGTCCGTGGCGCCGATGGACGTCGAAACGGGGATGGCGAAGTTCGACTTCACCCTCTTCGCCCAGCCGTCCGCCGAAGGCCTGGACTTCGTCTGGGAGTACAACACCGCCCTCTTCGAGGAAGCGACCGTCGCGCGCATGGCCGAGCACTACACGCGCCTGCTCGCGGCCGCCGTCGCCCGGAGGGAAGAACCCGTGGCACGGCTCCCGCTGCTCACCGACGAGGAGCGCCAGCGGCTGCTGTTCACCTGGAACGACACCCACGCTGACCCTCCGCGTGAGGCGTCGATCACCTCGCTCTTCGAGGAGCAGGCCCGGGAGAGGCCCCAGGCCATCGCGGTGGAGTTCGAGGGCCGCCAGCTGACGTACGCGGAACTGGACGCGCGCGCGAACCAGCTGGCGCACCACCTGCGCGTGCTGGGCGTGGACGTGGGCACGCCGGTGGGCTTGTGCACTGGCCGCTCGCTGGAGATGGTCGTGGCCACGCTGGCCATCCTCAAGGCGGGCGGCGCCTACGTCCCGTTGGATCCGGCCTATCCCACCGAGCGCCTGCTCTTCATGGCCCGGGACACGCGCCTGCCGGTGCTGCTGGCCCAGCCAGGCCAGGAGGCGAAGCTCGCGGCGCTGGAGGCGCGCGTGGTGCCGCTGGAGCCGTCGTGGGCTGTCTTCGCGAACGAGTCCACCCGAGCGCCGCGCATCACCGTCCCCGCGAACGCGCTGGCGTACGTCATGTACACGTCCGGCAGCACCGGCCGGCCCAAGGGCGTGTGCATCCCGCACCGAGGCGTGGTGCGGCTGGTGAAGGGGACGACGTACGCGCGCTTCGGCCCGGACGAGGTCCTCCTCCAACTGGCGCCCATCTCCTTCGACGCGTCGACGCTAGAGCTGTGGGGCGCGCTCCTGCATGGCGCGAAGCTCGTGGTCTCCCCCGCGCATCAGCCGTCTCTGGAGGAACTGGCCCGGGTGCTGGAGCAGCAGGGCATCACCACGCTGTTCATCACCACGGCCCTCTTCAACCAGATGGCGATGTTCCAGCCCCAGGCGCTCGCGCGCGTGCGGCAGGTGATGACGGGCGGCGAGGCCATGTCCCCGCTGGCCGCTCGACAGGTGCGCGAGGCCGGCCGGGACGTCATCAACGCCTATGGCCCCACGGAGAACACCACCTTCTCCACCGTTCATCCGCTGGAGGGCACGGTGGACGACGGGCGCCCCGTTCCCATCGGCCGGCCCATCACCCATACGCAGGCCTATGTGCTGGACGCGATGGGCGCGCCGGTGCCGGTGGGCGTGGCGGGCGAGCTGTACCTGGGCGGCGATGGCCTCGCGTGGGGCTACATGCAACAGCCCGCGCAGACCGCGGAGCGCTTCGTGCCGCATCCGTTCAGCACGACGCCGGGCGCGCGGCTGTACCGCACGGGAGACCGGGTGCGGTGGCGGCCAGAGGGCGTCCTCGACTTCCTGGGCCGGACCGACTCGCAGGTGAAGGTGCGCGGCTTCCGCATCGAGCCAGGAGAGATCGAGACCGCGCTCAAGGCCTCGCCGGGCGTGGAGGACGCGAGCGTCGTCGTGCGAGAGGACGCTCCCGGCGACAAGCGGCTCGTGGCCTACGTCACCGGCGCGCGCGTGGACGCGGGCGACCTGCGTGCCCACCTGGCCGCGCGGCTGCCGGCGCACATGGTGCCCTCCGCGTTCGTGAAGTTGGAGCGGATGCCGCTGACCCCGTCAGGGAAGGTGGACCGCAAGGCCCTGCCCGCGCCGGAAACGCGGACGGGCCCGGACGCCTACGTGGCGCCACGCGAGGGTTGGGAGACGCTGGTGGCGGAGCTGTGGGCGCCGCTGCTGGGCGTGCCCCGCGTGGGAGCGCACGACCACTTCTTCGAGCTGGGCGGACACTCGCTGCTCGCCACGCGGGTGGTGTCGCGGCTGCGGGACGTGCTCCAGCGGGACGTGCCCCTGCGCCTGCTCCTGGAGTCCCCGACGGTGTCCCGGTTCGCGGAGCGGCTGGAGGCGCTCCAGAAGGGAGGCCACGGTCCGCCGGTGCCGCCCATCGTCGCGGGGTCGCGGGACAAGCCGCGGCCCTTGTCCTTCGCGCAGCAGCGCCTGTGGTTCCTCGCGCGCTTGGATCCCCACGGAAGCGCGTACAACGTGCCCTTCTTCTTCCACCTCGACGGCTCGCTGGACGTCCCAGCGCTGGAGGGCGCGCTGGATGCGCTCATCCAACGGCATGAGGCCTTGAGGACCACGTTCAGCGACGGCGAGGGTCAGCCGGTCCAACACGTCGTGGAGCATCGGCCGTTCACGCTCGCCCTCGAGTCCCTGGACGGGGACGCGCTGCTGCGCTCGCGCGCGGAGGCGGAGGCGAAGAAGCCCTTCGACCTGGAGCGCGGCCCGCTGGTGCGCGCCACCCTGGTACACACGGCGCCGGAGCGACACGCGCTGCTGATGGTCATGCACCACATCGTGTGTGACTTCTGGTCCATCGACATCCTGGTGCGCGAGCTGAAGGCCCTCTACACGGCACGTCACCAGGGCGAATCGCTGACCCTGCCGCCCCTGTCCGTGCAGTACCCGGACTTCGCCGCGTGGCAGCGTCAGGTGATGGCGGGCGAGACGCTGGAGGCCCAGCGCGCGTGGTGGAAGCAGCACCTGGAAGGCGCTCCGCCGACGCTGGAGCTGCCCACCGACCGGCCACGGCCGACCGTGCAGACCTACCAGGGCCTCCAGCTTTCGCGCCCCCTGCCCGCCTCGATTCCCGCCGCGGTGCAGGCCCTGGCACGCGACGCGGGCGTCACGCCCTTCATGTTGCTGCTCGCGGGATTTCACGCGCTGCTCGCGCGGCACAGCGGACAGGACGACCTCGTCATCGGCACGCCCATCGCGGGGCGCGGCCAGCGCGAGGTGGAGAACCTCATCGGCTTCTTCACCAACACCCTGGCCCTGCGCGTGGATGCCACTGGGGCGGAGAGCTTCCGCGCGCTCCTGGGCCGCGTACGCGAGGCCTGCCTGGGCGCCTATGCCCACCAGGACATGCCGTTCGAACAGCTCGTGGACGCGCTGGTCCCCACGCGGGACCTGGGCCGCTCGCCGCTGTTCCAGGTCATGTTCGTCTTCCAGAACGGGGGCGCGCCCTGGGAGCTGCCCGGCGTCCACGTCAGCGCCCTGGCCTTCGAGCCCGGCATGGCGAAGTTCGACCTCACCCTCTTCGTGCGGGAAGCGCCGGAGGGCGTGTCCATCCTCTGGGAGTACAACACCGCCCTCTTCGACGAGGCCACGGTGGCGCGGTTCGCGGATCACTACACGCGGCTGCTCGAAGGCGCGCTCGCGGCGCCGGACGCGCCCCTGGGCACGCTGCCCATGCTCGCGGACGCGGAGCGGCGACAGCTGGCGGCGTGGGCGCTCCGGCCGGCGGCCTTTCCCGCCATGCCGGGCATCCACGCGTTCTTCGAAGCCACTGCCTCGCGGACGCCTGACGCCATCGCGGTGCGCTTCGGAGATGAGGCGCTCACCTACGGGGAGCTGGAGCGGCGCTCGAACCAGCTCGCGCACCAACTGCGCGGCCTGGGCGTGGGGACGGATGTCCGCGTGGGCATCCACCTGCGGCGCTCGCTGGAGTTGCCCGTGGCGGTGCTGGGCACGCTCAAGGCGGGAGGCGCCTACGTCCCCCTGGATCCGGCCTATCCGCCGGAGCGGCTCGCCGCGATGCTCCAGGCGTCAGGCGCGGCGGTGCTGCTCACCTCGCACGAGCTGCGCGAGGTCCTGGGGTCCAGCGCGGCGCGAGTGCTGGAGCTCGACACGCGGACGGAAGCCCTGGCCCGGGAACCCGACACGCGGCCAGAATCCCGAGGCAACGCGCAGGCGCTCGCCTACGTCATCTTCACCTCCGGCTCCACCGGCACGCCCAAGGGCATCGCGATGCACCACGCGGCGCTGGTGAACCTGCTGCACTGGCAGCTGGGGGACGCGGTGGCGCCCGGGGCACGCACGCTCCAGTTCTCCGCGCTGAGCTTCGACGTGTCCTTCCAGGAACTCTTCGCGACCTGGGCCGCGGGCGGTGAACTGGTGCTGCTCACCGACGAGGTCCGCCGCGATGCCAGCCAACTGCTGGCCCTGTTGGAGGGTGCGGGCATCGAGCGGTTCTTCATGCCCTTCGTCGCACTCCAGAACCTGGCGGAGGTGGCCGAGCGCGAGGGCACCTTCCCCACGCGCGTCCGGGAGATCATGGTCGCGGGAGAGCAGCTGCGCATGACTCCGGCGATCCGCAGCTTCATGAAGCGCACGGGCGCGGTGCTGCACAACCACTACGGCCCATCCGAAGCCCACGCGGTGACGTCCCTGTCGCTGAAGGGAGATCCGGACATCTGGCCGGCACTGCCCTCCATCGGCCGGCCCCTGATCAACGTGCCCGTGCACGTGCTGGACGCGAATCTCCAGCCGGTGCCCCAGGGCGTCACGGGCGAGGTGTACGTGGGCGGCGTGCAGGTCTGCCGCGGTTACCTGAACCAGCCCGGCCTCACCGCCGACCGCTTCATCCCGGATCCGCTCGGCGCCACGCCCGGAGGCCGGCTGTACCGCACGGGCGACTGGGCGCGGCTTCTTCCGGACGGCACGCTGGAGTACCTGGGCCGGCGTGACGCGCAGCTCAAGGTGCGCGGCTTCCGCATCGAGCTGGGAGAGATTGAAGCAGCGCTGGCGCAGCACCCGTCGGTGCGCGACTGCGTCGTCGACGCGAGGGATGACGGAAGCGGCCAGAAGCAGCTGGTGGGCTGGGTGGTGGATGCCGGAGGGAAGTCCCTGGACGTCGGAGCACTGCGGAGCTTCCTGCGACAGCGGCTGCCGGAATACATGGTGCCCGCGCGCTGGGTCGCGATGGAGCGGTTCCCGCTGACGCCCTCGGGCAAGGTGAACCGCAAGGCGCTGCCCGCACCGGAGGCAGGCCGCGAGCCCACGCGAACCCTGGTGGGTCCCCGCACGCCGCTGGAGCTCCAGCTCGTGCGCATCTGGGAGGAGGTGCTGGGCGTGCATCCCATCGGCGTGCGCGACAACTTCTTCGAGCTGGGTGGCCACTCGCTGCTGACGCTGCGCGTGCAGTCGGCCATCCACGCCCGGCTGGGCCGGACGCTGCCGGTGGCGGCGCTCTTCCAGAACGCCACCGTGGAACACCTCGCGGGCCTGCTCCGGGACGCGGCGCCCTGGACACCTCGGGTCGCGCTCCAGAAGGGCCGCAAGGGCGTGCGCCCCTTCTTCTGCGTCCATGCCGTAGGCGGCAGCGTCGTGCCCTACGCGGAGCTGGCGCGGGCGCTGGGACCGGAGCAGCCGTTCTACGGACTCCAGGCCCGCGGCCTGGACGGCGAGGGCCCTCCTTGCGACTCCATTCCGGAGATGGCGACCCTGTACGTGCGCGCGGTGCGAGAGGTCCAACCGCACGGCCCCTACCTGCTGGGCGGCTGGTCCATGGGCGGCAGCGTCGCGTGGGAGATGGCCCACCAGCTGCGGCGTGAAGGCGAGACGGTGGCGTTGCTCGCGCTGCTGGACACCTCCGCGAGCCTGCACTTCGGCAACCCGGATGACATGAACGCGAAGGCGCGGCTGAGCGCGCTGTTCCTGGAGGACCTGCTGCGCGCCTCGGGACAGCCGCTGCCGCCGAACGAAGGGCTCTCACCCAGCCGGTGGATGGAGGTGCTGGAAGAGGCGAGCCAGCCGCTCTTCGCCGCGGAGCAGTCGCTGCACCAGCTGCGTCACGCGTTCGAGGTCCACCTGAACGCGGGCTGGGTCTACGAACCGCCGCCGGCCAGCGGCCCCTTCACGCTCTTCGAAGCGGAGGCCTCCCGCTGGGACCACGGCTGGGCCGCCTACGCGCCCGGCGGACTGGACATGCACACGGTGCCCGGAGACCACTACTCCTTCCTCAAGCCTCCGCATCTCCAGGTGCTCGCCGCCAGGCTGCGCGACGCGCTCGCGAAGGCACAGGAGCCCTGAGCGCGATCACGGCCCGGGGCGCGAGGCGCCTCGGATCCGCATCGCCCATCCCTTGGGATTGATGCGCACGCTCGCCTCCGCCCCTGGCGTCTCGCGGACCTCTCGGATGCGTCGGGCGGTCTGGGCCCAGTCGCGCTCGGGCCCCCACGGCTCGAAGGTCCAGCGTGGATGGGCCAGCACCACCACGCAGACGCACAGGCCCCCGGCGAAGACGGTCCGGATCCGCCCCAGCGCCGCCACCCAGAGGGTGAGCCCCGCCGGGAGCGCGAACAGCATGTAGCGGGCATCCATCACGTCCGGATCCCGGAGCACGCCGAACGTGGGGAATTCAGCCGCGTCGGCGCGCACATACCAGGTGAGCGGGATCAACACGGAGACGCAGGCGCAGGCGGCCAGCAGCAACACGCGCGGACGCGCGGGCAACCGGCGAAGCCCCAGGACGAGCACGGCGACGAACCCGGACACCACCGCCATCCGCACCGCGAACGGCCAGAAGAAATAGGCCATCGCCCCTCTGTCGCCCAGCACCGGGTGCAGCACATAGCGGTCGTTGAACGTGATCCAGAGGTGCTCCGCCATGCG of Corallococcus exiguus contains these proteins:
- a CDS encoding non-ribosomal peptide synthetase, whose protein sequence is MTTSSPVAPGKKRVPLPLVPRTEALPLSFMQQRLWFLAQMEGTSATYNVYFFVRLKGALDADALERALQGVVDRHEALRTTFAAVDGQPVQRIAPSLTLTLRREDLSGREQALREHAEEEARRPFDLARGPLVRTTLVRLSPEEHALLFVTHHIVCDAVSLGWMANELSALHAAATRNEPHRLPELPAQYADFAHWQRQTLAGDFLEAERTWWKERLSGAPPALELPTDRPRPPRQTSRGAVYRLPMPQALATGIRELSRKAAVTPYMALLAAFQVLLSRYSGQEDLVVGTPVAGRGRREVERLIGFFANTLALRLDTSGDPTFLALLGRVREVCLGAYAHPDMPFEQLVDLLVPQRDPSRSPLFQAMFVHVNSPWAALKWPGLTVTELDFEPGVARFDITLFLYDDPSGLEARWEYNADLFDEATVARMAAHYARLLEGAVAKPESPVSLLPLLTARERERAVRDWNDTGADVPLHPGVHALFEASVRRNPDAIAVRFGEASFTYAELDRRANRVAHALRQRGVTPDTAVGLCVDRSLELAVGVLGILKSGAAYCPLDPAYPPERLALMLETSRAKVLVTRRSLASGLPEGGAERLFLEDELSTPDTAPTPAGGPDTLAYVIFTSGSTGVPKGVAMPHRPLFNLIQWQVRRSTAPRGRTLQFSALSFDVCFQEMLPTFAAGGELVLVSEDTRRDGRALLTLMRDQGVERIFLPFVALQHLAEVADSDGLLPTSLKEINTAGEQLRMTPALRRLLHALDGCVLDNHYGPTETHAATAHVLKGNPDTWPDLPPIGRTITNARTYLLDARWEPVPVGVAGELYIGGAGLARGYLHRPDLTAERFLPDPLSPHPGARMYRAGDFARYLPDGTLEFLGRRDAQVKIRGYRIELPEVEAAVAKLPGVKDVAVIAREDAARGKHLVAYVVTQPGADVDAGGLKAVLRDRLPEYMVPAAFVLLDAFPLTPSGKLDRRALPAPDDDADSAQAFVAPRTPLETEVAGVFAALLRLPRVGAHDHFFERGGHSLLATQVTARLRDRLQVDLPVRILFENPTVEELAAHLASLRPTEDVEAPPLVPSPRDEVPPLSSAQARLWFLTRMDPDGFSYNLPWFTRWSGPLDDGALEQCLQALVRRHEALRTTFVEHQGQPVQRIAPALHVPLRRERVSSEAELARRAEAEVRLPFDLSQGPLVRATLVHVRDGEHALLVTFHHIICDGWSLGVLERELTALYREATGGGAAELPPLSLQPADFARWQRRTWASAGVEARLGWWKARLQDAPAFLDLPTDRPRPAVQTFEGAHLSRKASPALSRALEALAQQEGATPFMLLLAGFHALLARYSGQHDVVIGAPLAGRERQELEGLVGFFINTVPLRITASPDASFRDLVGRVRDLTLEAFAHQDIPFEQLVRSLQSERDPSRAPLFQVMFVLQNAGGPAARALPDVSVAPMDVETGMAKFDFTLFAQPSAEGLDFVWEYNTALFEEATVARMAEHYTRLLAAAVARREEPVARLPLLTDEERQRLLFTWNDTHADPPREASITSLFEEQARERPQAIAVEFEGRQLTYAELDARANQLAHHLRVLGVDVGTPVGLCTGRSLEMVVATLAILKAGGAYVPLDPAYPTERLLFMARDTRLPVLLAQPGQEAKLAALEARVVPLEPSWAVFANESTRAPRITVPANALAYVMYTSGSTGRPKGVCIPHRGVVRLVKGTTYARFGPDEVLLQLAPISFDASTLELWGALLHGAKLVVSPAHQPSLEELARVLEQQGITTLFITTALFNQMAMFQPQALARVRQVMTGGEAMSPLAARQVREAGRDVINAYGPTENTTFSTVHPLEGTVDDGRPVPIGRPITHTQAYVLDAMGAPVPVGVAGELYLGGDGLAWGYMQQPAQTAERFVPHPFSTTPGARLYRTGDRVRWRPEGVLDFLGRTDSQVKVRGFRIEPGEIETALKASPGVEDASVVVREDAPGDKRLVAYVTGARVDAGDLRAHLAARLPAHMVPSAFVKLERMPLTPSGKVDRKALPAPETRTGPDAYVAPREGWETLVAELWAPLLGVPRVGAHDHFFELGGHSLLATRVVSRLRDVLQRDVPLRLLLESPTVSRFAERLEALQKGGHGPPVPPIVAGSRDKPRPLSFAQQRLWFLARLDPHGSAYNVPFFFHLDGSLDVPALEGALDALIQRHEALRTTFSDGEGQPVQHVVEHRPFTLALESLDGDALLRSRAEAEAKKPFDLERGPLVRATLVHTAPERHALLMVMHHIVCDFWSIDILVRELKALYTARHQGESLTLPPLSVQYPDFAAWQRQVMAGETLEAQRAWWKQHLEGAPPTLELPTDRPRPTVQTYQGLQLSRPLPASIPAAVQALARDAGVTPFMLLLAGFHALLARHSGQDDLVIGTPIAGRGQREVENLIGFFTNTLALRVDATGAESFRALLGRVREACLGAYAHQDMPFEQLVDALVPTRDLGRSPLFQVMFVFQNGGAPWELPGVHVSALAFEPGMAKFDLTLFVREAPEGVSILWEYNTALFDEATVARFADHYTRLLEGALAAPDAPLGTLPMLADAERRQLAAWALRPAAFPAMPGIHAFFEATASRTPDAIAVRFGDEALTYGELERRSNQLAHQLRGLGVGTDVRVGIHLRRSLELPVAVLGTLKAGGAYVPLDPAYPPERLAAMLQASGAAVLLTSHELREVLGSSAARVLELDTRTEALAREPDTRPESRGNAQALAYVIFTSGSTGTPKGIAMHHAALVNLLHWQLGDAVAPGARTLQFSALSFDVSFQELFATWAAGGELVLLTDEVRRDASQLLALLEGAGIERFFMPFVALQNLAEVAEREGTFPTRVREIMVAGEQLRMTPAIRSFMKRTGAVLHNHYGPSEAHAVTSLSLKGDPDIWPALPSIGRPLINVPVHVLDANLQPVPQGVTGEVYVGGVQVCRGYLNQPGLTADRFIPDPLGATPGGRLYRTGDWARLLPDGTLEYLGRRDAQLKVRGFRIELGEIEAALAQHPSVRDCVVDARDDGSGQKQLVGWVVDAGGKSLDVGALRSFLRQRLPEYMVPARWVAMERFPLTPSGKVNRKALPAPEAGREPTRTLVGPRTPLELQLVRIWEEVLGVHPIGVRDNFFELGGHSLLTLRVQSAIHARLGRTLPVAALFQNATVEHLAGLLRDAAPWTPRVALQKGRKGVRPFFCVHAVGGSVVPYAELARALGPEQPFYGLQARGLDGEGPPCDSIPEMATLYVRAVREVQPHGPYLLGGWSMGGSVAWEMAHQLRREGETVALLALLDTSASLHFGNPDDMNAKARLSALFLEDLLRASGQPLPPNEGLSPSRWMEVLEEASQPLFAAEQSLHQLRHAFEVHLNAGWVYEPPPASGPFTLFEAEASRWDHGWAAYAPGGLDMHTVPGDHYSFLKPPHLQVLAARLRDALAKAQEP